One Euphorbia lathyris chromosome 1, ddEupLath1.1, whole genome shotgun sequence DNA segment encodes these proteins:
- the LOC136216782 gene encoding UDP-glycosyltransferase 92A1-like, which yields MGSTKHHIVMLPYMALGHLIPFLALAKKIHHTTGFTITIANTPLNIKYLRSTFNSIDLLSGDIHLVELPFSPAAEFGLPPNTESTENVPDYLIGHFFASSIALKTPVHDLLSGIAEKEGKSPLCLISDLALGFWANDVAKSLGIVNLTFSTCGAYGILGVISLWQNLPHRKVINSDSDSNSDEFHVPGFPENCRFHITQLNPFLRNSDGTDVWFKLIQQQFSNSLQSAGWLCNTIEEIEPLGLELLRNYLKIPVWSVGPLLPAEMLADSTEKPSKHVGKQPGIPAEICVAWLDLQQPCSVVYISFGSENSINPAQMMELATGLEKSRKPFIWVIRPPTGFDRKSEFRSEWLPKGFEERITSTKQGLLVRNWGSQLEILSHKSMGAFLSHCGWNSVMESLSQGVPIIGWPLASEQPYNSKMLVEEMGVSVELGRGLESNISSEDVKNIIEEVMDENRKGREMRKKAMEARKLIIESVKENGSSPRVLNDLIAMLLRTKC from the coding sequence ATGGGTTCTACTAAACATCACATTGTGATGTTACCATACATGGCTCTTGGCCATCTGATACCATTTCTAGctttagcaaagaaaatccatCACACAACAGGCTTCACTATCACCATTGCCAACACTCCTCTCAACATCAAATACCTCCGTTCaaccttcaattcaattgatcTTCTCTCCGGCGACATCCATCTCGTCGAGCTTCCTTTCTCTCCGGCGGCCGAGTTTGGACTTCCACCCAACACTGAAAGCACCGAGAACGTGCCTGACTATCTAATTGGGCATTTTTTCGCATCTTCAATAGCTCTTAAAACACCAGTTCATGATCTTCTCTCTGGTATTGcagaaaaagaaggaaaatcTCCTCTTTGTTTGATTTCAGATCTTGCTCTTGGATTTTGGGCGAATGATGTAGCAAAGAGTTTAGGAATTGTTAATCTCACTTTCAGTACTTGTGGTGCATATGGTATTTTGGGTGTAATCTCATTATGGCAGAATCTTCCTCACCGGAAAGTTATTaattccgattctgattccaATTCCGATGAATTTCATGTTCCAGGGTTTCCTGAGAATTGCCGGTTTCATATCACTCAATTGAATCCATTTTTAAGAAATTCAGATGGTACTGATGTTTGGTTCAAGCTTATACAGCAACAATTTTCAAATTCGTTGCAATCTGCTGGATGGTTATGTAATACAATTGAAGAAATTGAGCCTCTAGGGTTGGAATTATTGAGGAATTATCTAAAAATTCCTGTTTGGAGCGTCGGTCCGCTCCTTCCGGCGGAAATGCTCGCCGATTCAACTGAAAAACCATCAAAACATGTCGGAAAACAACCCGGTATTCCGGCGGAGATATGCGTGGCATGGCTTGACTTACAACAACCTTGTTCAGTGGTATACATTTCATTCGGATCAGAGAACAGCATTAATCCTGCACAGATGATGGAGTTAGCTACAGGTTTAGAGAAGAGCAGAAAGCCTTTCATTTGGGTGATTAGGCCGCCTACCGGTTTCGACAGGAAATCCGAGTTCAGATCGGAATGGTTACCGAAAGGATTCGAAGAGCGAATTACGAGTACCAAACAAGGTTTACTAGTGAGAAATTGGGGATCCCAGTTGGAGATTTTGTCACATAAATCAATGGGAGCGTTTCTCAGTCATTGCGGTTGGAATTCAGTAATGGAAAGCTTGAGTCAAGGCGTGCCGATCATTGGATGGCCGTTGGCGTCGGAACAGCCTTATAATAGTAAGATGTTGGTGGAGGAAATGGGTGTGAGTGTGGAGTTGGGAAGAGGGTTAGAGAGTAACATTTCGTCGGAAGACGTGAAGAATATTATAGAGGAGGTAATGGACGAGAATAGAAAAGGCcgagaaatgaggaagaaagctATGGAAGCACGAAAGCTCATTATTGAATCTGTCAAGGAGAATGGTTCATCTCCTCGAGTATTAAAT
- the LOC136221092 gene encoding uncharacterized protein encodes MERSQNAFAMEQADLHQQYQYSSREPGHEGFLPVAQAFILDPASSRNANMRLPNLNVSEVKPVRNYSIQTGEEFAFEFMRDRVNHKNPLVANTSGDPNYAPGYMELKGILGISHTGSESGSDISMLTIVEKGPKEFERTNLSLHEERSNYRSVQSVPRASSSYGSRGPILGYNSSGTSGSLSPKIKVLCSFGGKILPRPSDGKLRYVGGETHIIRVKRDISWRELKQKILAIYDQTHVIKYQLPGEDLDALVSVSCDEDFLNMMEEWNEVEDREGSQKLRMFLFSMSDLYDANFSLGSMEGDSEVQYVVAVNGMDLGSRRNSIMHGLASSSGNNLDELDRLGIDRETSRIATVSVGVSTSVSAAQPSLQSSSNVNETYPQFYHGQLMDHRETQQFLPHNLSNSSNYSPLDETVHSMPVHSMPLQGIMNQQQGLNEGQPGASYEVHNSQEKLKPEPSLQQETDPEKTHPLEKAHPVPLDEAPTAAAVRRDLHSLPSKKEGMCQEPEMVSSSVDAAGLPPVSKSFQDDQCSTSYRAFAPSDTDSVSNLIDLSYLEPSVPPQRVYYSERIPREQAELLNRLTKSDDSLGSQLLNSIAESVEKYQSNLAPSTENSISSSRPPYTDTQTINDGLVQLQKYKEFADSVSQMNNQPSDTQDVLDDSVSRDSALKADFLMEHSSNYEKLPAQEMRESGFTEPVVDPKGVDIMGKDFSHPVSGTENSSKDVSQGAKVAGIPRTKQSDISIDINDRFPRDFLSEIFTKGISQDDISAVRPIHNDGAGVSVNMENHEPKHWSYFQKLAHEGYVQEDVSLTDQDRLSTPALAKIEEGDQMTYYVATDGISMNPEYSQLNFREDNDKNPPGVVGAESTEISDFGLSQVKDSESIKFDENLKSPESGYKVVKSESRNAGLPPLDPSLVDIDINTLQVIRNGDLEELRELGSGTFGTVYHGKWRGSDVAIKRLKKICFTGRSSEEERLTLEFWREAEILSKLHHPNVVAFYGVVQDGPGGTLATVTEYMVDGSLRHVLLKKDRYLDRRKRLLIAMDAAFGMEYLHSKNIVHFDLKCDNLLVNLKDPQRPICKVGDFGLSKIKRNTLVSGGVRGTLPWMAPELLNGSSNKVSEKVDVFSFGIVLWEILTGDEPYANMHYGAIIGGIVNNTLRPTIPSYCDAEWKKLMEQCWAPNPAVRPSFTEIAGRLRVMSTAAGQTKGQNKTPK; translated from the exons ATGGAGAGGAGCCAAAATGCTTTTGCAATGGAGCAAGCAGACCTGCATCAACAATATCAGTATAGTTCTAGGGAACCTGGACATGAGGGATTCCTGCCAGTAGCTCAAGCATTTATACTAGATCCTGCAAGCAGCAGAAATGCAAATATGAGACTTCCTAACCTAAATGTATCAGAGGTTAAACCTGTACGTAATTATTCCATACAGACAGGTGAGGAATTTGCTTTTGAATTTATGCGAGATCGAGTTAATCATAAGAACCCTCTAGTCGCAAATACTTCTGGCGATCCTAATTATGCCCCTGGTTACATGGAATTAAAAGGAATTTTGGGCATTAGTCATACAGGGTCCGAAAGTGGGTCAGATATATCAATGCTCACCATAGTAGAGAAAGGTCCAAAAGAATTTGAAAGAACAAACTTGAGTTTGCATGAGGAGAGGAGCAATTATAGGTCAGTTCAGTCTGTTCCTCGAGCTTCATCAAGTTATGGAAGTCGAGGGCCTATACTTGGTTATAATTCTTCGGGAACCTCTGGTAGCTTGTCTCCAAAGATAAAAGTTCTTTGTAGCTTTGGTGGTAAAATTTTACCCCGTCCTAGTGATGGGAAGCTCCGGTACGTTGGAGGTGAAACACACATTATACGTGTTAAAAGGGACATCTCATGGAGGGAGCTTAAACAGAAAATTTTAGCAATTTATGACCAAACTCATGTGATAAAGTATCAGCTTCCTGGAGAGGATCTTGACGCACTGGTTTCTGTTTCCTGTGATGAGGATTTTTTGAATATGATGGAGGAATGGAATGAAGTTGAAGATAGAGAAGGATCACAAAAACTTAGAATGTTTTTGTTCTCTATGAGTGATTTATATGATGCTAATTTCAGCCTGGGCAGTATGGAGGGTGATTCTGAGGTTCAATATGTTGTTGCTGTTAATGGCATGGACTTGGGATCCAGAAGAAACTCGATCATGCATGGCTTAGCTAGCTCTTCAGGAAATAATTTAGATGAGTTAGATAGACTGGGTATTGACAGGGAGACAAGCAGGATTGCAACTGTCTCTGTTGGAGTTAGTACTTCAGTGTCGGCTGCTCAACCATCTCTTCAAAGCTCTTCCAATGTGAATGAAACCTATCCACAATTTTACCATGGCCAGTTGATGGATCACAGAGAAACTCAGCAGTTTCTGCCTCACAACCTCTCCAATTCATCTAATTACTCTCCTCTTGACGAAACTGTCCACTCAATGCCTGTCCACTCAATGCCTCTCCAGGGGATTATGAATCAACAGCAAGGTCTGAATGAAGGGCAGCCAGGTGCTAGCTATGAGGTGCATAATTCACAGGAGAAGCTGAAACCTGAACCTTCACTTCAACAAGAGACTGATCCTGAAAAGACTCACCCTTTGGAAAAAGCTCACCCTGTTCCATTAGATGAAGCACCAACTGCAGCTGCAGTGCGAAGAGATCTTCATTCTTTGCCCTCAAAAAAGGAGGGAATGTGTCAAGAACCAGAGATGGTCTCTTCCTCTGTTGATGCTGCAGGTCTGCCCCCAGTTTCTAAATCTTTTCAAGATGATCAATGTTCTACATCTTACAGAGCATTTGCTCCAAGTGATACTGATTCTGTTTCCAATCTGATTGATTTGAGCTACCTTGAACCATCAGTGCCTCCTCAGAGAGTTTATTATTCGGAAAGAATACCACGGGAGCAGGCGGAGTTGCTGAATCGACTAACAAAATCAGATGACTCACTTGGTTCTCAGTTGCTTAATTCAATTGCAGAATCTGTTGAAAAGTACCAAAGTAATCTGGCTCCTTCTACAGAAAACTCCATATCATCTTCCAGACCACCGTATACAGACACTCAGACTATCAATGATGGACTTGTGCAACTTCAAAAGTACAAGGAGTTTGCTGATTCGGTTTCTCAGATGAATAATCAGCCTTCTGACACTCAAGATGTGTTGGATGATTCTGTTAGCAGGGATAGTGCTCTCAAGGCTGACTTCCTTATGGAGCACTCTAGTAATTATGAGAAACTCCCGGCTCAAGAAATGAGAGAATCTGGATTTACAGAGCCTGTTGTGGATCCTAAAGGTGTTGACATAATGGGCAAGGATTTTTCTCATCCAGTTTCTGGGACAGAGAACTCATCTAAAGATGTTTCTCAAGGAGCAAAAGTTGCTGGTATTCCTAGAACAAAGCAATCAGATATCAGTATAGATATTAATGATAGATTCCCCCGAGATTTCCTTTCTGAAATATTCACCAAAGGGATCTCTCAAGATGATATATCTGCTGTTCGCCCAATACATAATGATGGAGCTGGTGTGAGTGTCAATATGGAAAATCATGAGCCCAAGCACTGGTCATACTTCCAGAAGTTAGCACATGAAGGTTATGTTCAGGAAGATGTTTCTCTTACTGACCAGGATCGTCTGAGTACTCCTGCACTTGCAaaaattgaagaaggagatcAGATGACTTATTATGTTGCAACGGATGGAATCTCAATGAACCCTGAGTACTCTCAACTCAATTTCAGAGAAGACAATGACAAAAATCCTCCAGGAGTGGTTGGAGCTGAGTCTACAGAGATTTCAGATTTTGGCCTTTCTCAGGTGAAGGACAGCGAAAGTATAAAATTTGATGAGAACTTAAAATCACCAGAGTCAGGTTATAAG GTTGTGAAGTCAGAAAGTAGGAATGCTGGCCTACCTCCTCTTGATCCATCTCTGGTAGATATTGACATCAATACTTTGCAG GTGATAAGAAATGGAGATCTGGAAGAACTGAGAGAACTCGGGTCTGGTACTTTTGGTACTGTGTATCATGGAAAATGGAGGGGATCGGATGTTGCCATTAAGAGGCTAAAGAAGATCTGTTTCACTGGTCGCTCATCAGAAGAAGAGAGATTG ACATTAGAGTTTTGGCGTGAAGCTGAAATACTTTCTAAGCTTCACCATCCAAACGTGGTAGCATTTTATGGTGTGGTGCAAGATGGACCTGGTGGGACATTAGCTACTGTGACAGAGTACATGGTTGATGGTTCTCTGAGGCATGTTTTACTTAAGAAGGACAG GTATCTAGATCGTCGCAAGCGGCTTCTAATAGCTATGGATGCTGCATTCGGAATGGAGTATTTGCACTCAAAAAATATTGTGCATTTTGATTTGAAATGTGACAACCTTCTTGTTAATTTGAAAGATCCCCAACGACCTATCTGCAAG GTTGGTGATTTTGGCTTgtcaaaaattaaaagaaacacCTTAGTTTCTGGGGGAGTGCGGGGAACTTTACCGTGGATGGCACCAGAACTGCTAAATGGTAGCAGCAATAAAGTCTCAGAAAAG GTTGACGTTTTCTCATTCGGAATCGTATTGTGGGAGATCCTCACAGGAGATGAGCCATATGCCAACATGCACTATGGTGCCATCATAG GAGGAATTGTAAATAACACATTGAGACCAACAATTCCGAGCTACTGCGACGCGGAATGGAAAAAGCTGATGGAGCAGTGCTGGGCTCCTAATCCCGCGGTCAGGCCATCCTTCACCGAAATCGCTGGGCGATTGCGGGTGATGTCTACGGCTGCTGGCCAAACCAAAGGACAGAACAAAACACCCAAGTAA